In Rhodococcus pseudokoreensis, the DNA window GCGCTTCGACCGGAGAACCGGGTACAGGCCAGGTCGAGCGCACCCCAGAAGAAATGCACGGGACTGACCTTCCCGATGAAATGGGCACGGAACTCGTGCAGCACGCGATCCGCCTGCACGAGCTGCCGCCAGAACCGGTGCACCGACTCACCGTCGTACGAGCAGTGCTGCGTGTCCTCCGCGAACGGGACAGCCGTCTCCACCTCGTTGGGCCTGGCCAGGATGGTCGTCGTCACGCCCAGTTCGGCCAGCGTGTCCATCGTCTCCGCATAGAAATCGGCCACCGACTTCGGTTCGAGGGCAACCGTCCCGGTGCCGCCCGTGCTCGTGCGGATCGCCAGCCGATGGTCGACGAAGTCGAATTCGATGTCGAAACACTCGGCGCCGTACGGGACGGTCGACGTGGTGAGACCGCGGGGACTCACGTACAGCGGCACCTGCCACCAGTGGTTGATCAGCGGTGCGTGGGCCAGGCGGATCTTCCCGACGATCTGCGTCCACATGTGCAGGGTGTCCCTCGTCGACGTCCAGTCGTCCACCTTCAACGCCGGCCATGCATCTCCGGATCGTGTCTGCTCGCGCACAGTGCCTCCCTGCCGACGACGTGCTTTTCAATGTGCTCCCCGTCCGGGGTGATGGCAAGGTGCCGCACCGATACCCGGGTAGGGGTGGCCGCCACTCCCCGGGGTGATGTGCCGCGACGTCACCGATACCAGCATGGGGACATGACCACTCGCACCGCACCCTCGGTCCCGCAGACGGTCGAGCGCGCATTCTGGCTGCTCGGACTCGCCCTGTTCGCCGGGGTGGTGGAGGCGATCGCACACGTGTCCACGGCGCTGGAGAACCCGGACGCCGACGTCACCGGACTCGCCGGACAACTCGCGGTCCGTGTCCTCGTCTACGCCGCGGTGTTGTTCGTCATGACCCGGTTCCGCAGCGGCAGGGCGTGGGCGCGGGGCGTCCTCGCGATCGGCCTCGGCGTCTTCGGCGTCGCCTCGCTCGTGGTGGAGCCGATCGCCTGGATGACGGCGGGCAACGACCCGATGGCCGCCGTCTCCGGTCTGACGCTCGACGTCGCGGTGATCGCGATCGCGCGGCTCACGCACCTCGTGGCGGTGATCGCCGCACTGGCACTCATGTTCCGGGCCGACGCCAACCGGTACTTCGCGCGCCGCTAGTCGACCCGTACTTCGCGCGCCGCTAGTCGACCGGCACGGCGTTCGCCTGCGTCAGAAGCTGCAGGAACACGTCCTTCGGCTGCGCACCGGACACGGCGATCCTGCGGTTGGCGACGAAGAACGGCACGCCCGACACCTGCAGCGCACGAGCGGTGTCTATATCGGCCCGGACGGCGTCCGCACCGGCACCGGAATCGAGTTCGGCGCGCACCGCGTCGGCGTCGAGCCCGGCCCGTGACGCGATGTCGACGAGCACCTCGGGGTCGTCGATCACGGCTCCCTCACCGAAGTGCGCGCGGAACAGGACCTCCACCACGGCATCTCGCTTGTCACCCGCGAGGTGGATCAACCGGTGCGCGTCGAAGGTGTTGGCGGCGACGACCGTGTCGAAGTCCAGTTGCAGACCCTCGTCGGCCGCAGTCTGCGCGACGTGCACGAACATCTGACGGACCTGCTCCGCCGACAGCCCCTTGCTCTCCACCAGGGCATCGAGTTCGGTGCGCCGCTCACCGACCGGGGTGTCCGGCGACAGCTGGTACGACCGCCACGTCACGTTCACCCGGTCGCGCCCCTCGAACTCCTCCAGGGCCGACAGGAAGCGGCGCTTACCGATGTAGCACCAGGGACAGGCCACGTCGGACCAGATCTCGATCTCGATGTCGCCGTCGTGCTCTTGCTGTGTCGTCACAGTTCAATGGAACAGATCGGTGCCGGTTTCTGTTCCGGTCGTTCCGCGCGGAGATTGTCTTGGTTCGACGTGGTGCATTTACGTACGCCGAATTCGACCGAACGGTACGGTGAGGGTGTCGACACGGCGAGAGTAACGTCGTATCGATCGTGCCGCTGAACGAGGGGCGCTCGTCGCGATGCCCGGACAATCGACGGCCGATGGTTGCGGAACCCGAACTCCTCCAGGAGTAGCCATGGTTTACGTCTCGTCACCGAGCAAGTCCGTCGAATCAGCCGGAATCGTGCTGATCGCCGTCGGAGTCGTCCTGCTCGCACTGCTCACCCTCTACCTGGTCGGCTTCGACCAGGGTGCGATCTCCCGAAGTGGCATGTACCTGCACGAATTGATGCACGACGGACGCCATCTCCTGGGAGTTCCCTGTCACTAGTTCCACCCCTACGGAGCACGCGATGAACTCTCCAGCAGAATTCGAAGCTCAGGCGAACCGAGTGGCGGGGTACGGCCCCCTCCATCACGAAGAGATGGATTCGCCGTACTACCTGACCAATTCCGCGTTCGACGCGCTGCGGCACGTGCTGCACGACGTCGGCGGCCAGCCCGCCCTCCCCGTCGCGTACGAGGAGAAGGTCGAAGAGGACTGGGAGATGAGCACGTACGTCACGTGCGAATGCCTCGGCTGGCGCGGGGTGTGGAATTCGGAGGAACGCCGCCGCGCCGAGAACGATCTGGGTGCCACGCTGTACTTCGGACTGCCGTACTACGCACGGTGGATCACCGTGGCGGCCAAGACACTCATCAACAAGGGCCTGATCACGCCGGACGAACTCTCCGCCAAGATCGACGAGGTGCGGGCCCGGACCGCCGGCGGAACAGCGACCGGAGGCCGGTCATGACGAAATTCCAGATCGGCGACCGCGTCACCGTCAAGGACGCGACGTCGATGTTCCACACCCGCACGCAGGCATTCATCCGCGGGCACACCGGCGTCGTCGTCGAACACCGCCCGGAATGGGTGATCCCCGAGGACGAGGCGTGGGGACGCGTGGACGACGGCCGGACCGAGCCGTTCTACGTCGTCCGCTTCCAGCAGACCGACCTGTGGCCCCGCTATACCGGATACGAGATCGACACCTTGGAAACCGAGTGCTCCGAGCGCTGGCTCGAGCCGGCAGGAGAGGCCGACACATGACGCATTCGCACGACGATCACGCCCCGATCCAGGCCTCGGAGGAGGTCAGCGAATTCGAGATCCTGGAGACCGCCATCCGGGAACTGTCCATCGAACACGGCCTGTTCTCCCGTGAGGATCACCGGCGCTTCTCGGAGTGGGCCGAATCGGTAGGGCCGTCGGGTGGTTCGAGGTTGGTCGCGAAGGCGTGGGTGGATCCGGAATTCAAGAAGCGCCTGCTGGCCGACGGCACCGAGACCTGCAAGGAAGTGGGCATCGACTGGCGCGACCCCACCGGGTCGGGCACGCCGAGCGACTACACGTACTTCTACGTGCTGGAGAACACCCCGAAAGTGCACAACGTCATCGTCTGTACGTTGTGTTCGTGCTACCCGCGGCCCGTCCTCGGCATGTCGCCGGACTGGTACCGCACACCCAACTATCGCCGGCGCCTGGTGCGCTGGCCCCGCGAGGTGATCGCGGAGTTCGGGCTGCACTTCCCGTCGGACGTCGAAGTGCGCGTGCATGATTCGAATCAGAAATCGCGATTCATGGTGATGCCGATGCGCCCCGAGGGCACCGAGGGGTGGAGCGAGGAGCAGCTGGCATCGATCATCACCCGCGACACCATGATCGGCGTCGCCGTCCCGCAGGTCGACTGGACGGCGACCACACCACCCTCGGACAACGGAGGAGCCGCACGATGATGGCGGACAAGGGCTACGACGTCATCCTGAACACGTTGACGCCGGACACAACTCGCGAAGACGTGACGCTGCCGGACCTCGACCGCAAGCCCGACCCGTGGGAGTCGAGTATGCAGGCCACCGCGGAATGCCTGTCCTGGCGTGGCGCCTGGGACAATCTCGACAGGCGCCACACCGAGGATCAGCTGGGCGAAACCATCTACCGCGACTTCCCCGTCCGCTCCCGGTCCGTCGTCGCCACCGCGCACGCGCTGATGGACAAGGGCGTCATCAGCCCGGACGAACTCCAGGCGAAGATGGAGGAAGTGCGCGAACGGTTCAATCGCCGCTAGCCGGCACTCAGGATTCGAGTGCCGCGTCCAACGTGATCTCGACACCGGTGAGGGCCTTGCTCACCGGGCACGACTCCTTCGCGGCCTGAGCGGCCTTGGCGAAGCCGTCGGCGTCGAGACCGTCCACCTCACCGCGGACCGTCAACTTGATGCCGGTCAGCTTGAAACCCGGGTTGTCCGGCCCGAGTGAGACATCGGCCTTCACCTCGAGGCTCTGCGGGGTTCCGCCTGCCTCCGCGATGAGGGCGGACAGCTGCATCGCGTAGCAGGAGGAATGCGCCGCCGCGATCAATTCCTCCGGGCTGGTGGTTCCACCCGCCTCCTCCGCCGCGCGCTTCGGGAACGAGACGTCGAAGGTCGCGACGCCGGAACTGGTGAGTTCCACCTGGCCGCTTCCCTGTTCGAGTGATCCGTTCCAAGCGGTCCGTGCGGTACGTGTCGGCATGCCACATCCTCTCGTGGTTCTTCGGTTTACGTGTCGAACCTACTCGTACCTGGCGCACATCCGCAGCGCCCGGGAACGCAGGGCGGCCCGCAGATCGTCCGGCGCCAGCACTTCCGCGTCCTCGCCGAGCGACCACAGAACGCCGCTCGCATGGGAGTCGTCGCCGAACACCACTTCCATGCGCACCCGGTCGCCGTCGGCCTGCTGCTCGGAGCGGACGGCGAACGCGCGCTCCGCCAGGACGTCGCGGCGCTCCCGGCGGACGAGAACGTCGACGACCACCGGGGTGCCGCGCGACCGGAACGCCGACCGGCGACGCTCCCAGATCGCGGCGAGGTCGATGTCGACCGGTCGCTGCGCCGGTTCGTCGAGTTCGCGGACGTCCTCGATCCGCTCGAGCCGGTACGTCCGGTCGCGACCGGCGTCCGTCGCCACCAGGTACCACCGTCCGCCCGCGTGGATGAGACCCTGTGGGTCGATGACCCGCCACGCCGGTTCGTTGCCCTGCGACGGGTAGAGGATGCTCAGGCGCCTGCCCACGAACACCGCCTGCTGGATCAGCCCGAGGTGGTCGTCGGCCGGTTCCGGATCGGTCAGCCACGAGCCCTGGGTGACGAACACCCGCTCCGCCACCTTCGTCGCCGCGGCGCGGTGCGCGTCCGGCATCGCCGCGACCACCTTGCGCATCGCCGACGCGAACGCCGGCGCCATGCCCAGCGACTCCGAGGTCACTGCGGAACCGGCGGCCAGCAGCGCCTTCGCCTCGTCGACGGTCAAACCGGTGAGGTCGGTGGTGAATCCCGGGAGCAACTCGAAACCGCCGTCGCGGCCGCGTTCGGCGTATACCGGGATCCCCGCCGTCGACAAACTGTCGATGTCGCGCAGCACGGTGCGCGGCGACACCTCGAGTTCACGGGCCAGCGCCGAAGCCGACATCCGCCCACGGTTGCGGAGCAGGAGGACGAGCGAGAGCAGACGGTCGGCGCGCATGCCGAAAGTCTTTCAGAAATACACGACAGAAGATGTCATGTATTACGGCGATAGTTGCCTCATGACAAACACGACAGACCCCCGGCCCCTGTACCGCGAAGCCCTCACCTGGACCACCGGCCTCATCGACAACGTCCGCGAGGACCAGTTGACGGCATCCACCCCGTGCGCCGACTTCGACGTCCGCACCATGCTCGGCCACCTCGTCGCCACCGTGGAACGTGCCCGCGTGATCGGTGAGGGCGGCGACCCGGGCACCATTCCGCTCGTCGTCGCCGACATCCCCGACGACGGCTACGCGGACGCCTACCGGTCCGCCGCCGACCGCATGTGGCCCGTGTGGACCGACGACAGCCGACTCGACGCGACGGTGACCGCCCCGTGGGGCACAGTCCCCGGACGCGCCGCGATCTGGGGCTACATCAACGAGACGCTCGTGCACGGCTGGGACCTGGCGGTCGCCACCGGCCAGCCCTCCGAAACCCGCCCCGAACTCGCGGAGGCCATGCTCGCCGTCGCACAGCTCGCGATCCCGGCGGAGCCACGCGGCGGGCACGTGCCGTTCGCGGACGTCGTCGACCCGCTCCCCACCGCAGGCCCCACCGAACGCCTCGCCAACTGGTCGGGACGCAAGAGCATCTGACCCCGCACACACGAGACGGGCCGCCGGTGGAAAACCACCGGCGGCCCGTCTCGTTCGACTACTGCGCGACTACTCCGAGTCGGCTGCGCCCGACTTGGCCAGGTCGACCGGAACCTCGTCGGGAACCGTGACCGGCTTCGCCTCGCCGCGGAACGTGAACTTCGCGTCCTCGCCCGCGCCTTCGCCGTCCCAGTTCTCGACGTCGACGTACACGATCTGACCGGGGCCGACCTCGCCGAAGAGGATCTTCTCCGACAGCTGGTCCTCGATCTCGCGCTGGATGGTGCGACGCAGCGGCCGCGCACCCAGGACCGGATCGAAACCACGCTTGGCCAGCAGCGACTTCGCCTTCTCGGTGACCTCCATCGTCATGTCCTTGTTCTTCAAGGCCACCTCGACGCGCGCAACCATCAGGTCCACCATCTGAACGATCTGCTCGGTGGTGAGCTGGTGGAACACGACGATGTCGTCGATGCGGTTGAGGAACTCGGGACGGAAGTGCTTCTTCAGCTCGTCGTGGACCTTGAGCTTCATCCGCTCGTAGTTCGACTCGTCGCCCTTACCGGAAGTGAAGCCGAGACCCACGGCCTTGGAGATGTCCGACGTGCCGAGGTTCGAGGTGAAGATGAGCACCGTGTTCTTGAAGTCCACGGTCCGGCCCTGGCCGTCGGTGAGACGGCCGTCTTCGAGCACCTGCAGGAGGGTGTTGTAGATCTCCTGGTGTGCCTTCTCGATCTCGTCGAACAGCACCACGCTGAACGGCTTGCGCCGCACCTTCTCGGTGAGCTGGCCGCCCTCTTCGTAGCCGACGTAGCCGGGAGGGGCACCGAACAGCCGCGACGCGGTGAACCGGTCGTGGAACTCACCCATGTCGATCTGGATGAGAGCGTCGTCCTCGCCGAACAGGAAGTTGGCGAGCGACTTGGCCAGTTCGGTCTTACCGACACCGGACGGGCCGGCGAAGATGAACGAACCGGACGGACGCTTCGGGTCCTTCAGGCCTGCGCGGGTACGACGGATGGCCTTGGCGACAGCCTTGACCGCGTCTTCCTGACCGATGATCCGCTTGTGCAGCTCCTCCTCCATGCGGAGCAGACGGGTGGTCTCCTCCTCGGTGAGCTTGAACACGGGGATACCGGTCCAGTTACCCAGGACCTCGGCGATCTGCTCGTCGTCGACCTCGGCGATGACGTCCAGGTCACCGGAACGCCACTGCTTCTCCCGCTCCGCGCGCTGAGCGACGAGAGTCTTCTCCTTGTCGCGCAGGTTCGCGGCCTTCTCGAAGTCCTGCGCGTCGATCGCGGACTCCTTCTCGCGGCGGGCGTCGGCGATCTTGTCGTCGAACTCGCGGAGGTCCGGCGGTGCGGTCATCCGGCGGATGCGCATCCGTGCTCCGGCCTCGTCGATGAGGTCGATGGCCTTGTCCGGCAGGAAGCGGTCGTTGATGTAGCGATCGGCCAGGGTGGCCGCGGCGACCAGTGCACCGTCCGTGATGGACACGCGGTGGTGCGCCTCGTAGCGGTCGCGCAGACCCTTGAGGATCTCGATGGTGTGCTCCACCGTCGGCTCGCCGACCTGCACCGGCTGGAAGCGGCGCTCGAGTGCGGCGTCCTTCTCGATGTACTTGCGGTACTCGTCGAGGGTGGTCGCACCGATGGTCTGCAGCTCACCGCGGGCGAGCTTCGGCTTGAGGATCGAGGCCGCGTCGATGGCGCCCTCGGCCGCGCCGGCACCCACCAGGGTGTGCAGCTCGTCGATGAACAGGATGATGTCGCCGCGGGTGTTGATCTCCTTGAGGACCTTCTTCAGGCGCTCTTCGAAGTCACCGCGGTAACGGCTACCTGCCACGAGCGACCCGAGGTCGAGCGTGTACAGCTGCTTGTCCTTGAGCGTCTCCGGGACCTCGCCGTTGACGATGGCCTGAGCGAGACCTTCGACGACGGCGGTCTTACCGACACCGGGCTCACCGATCAGCACGGGGTTGTTCTTGGTACGCCGCGACAGCACCTGCATGACGCGCTCGATTTCCTTCGAGCGGCCGATGACGGGGTCGAGCTTGCCTTCGAGGGCCGCCTGGGTGAGGTTGCGACCGAACTGGTCGAGCACCAGCGACGTGGACGGGGTGCCCGCCTCGCCACGAGTGCCGCCGGACTCGGCAGGCTCCTTGCCCTGGTAACCGGAAAGCAGCTGGATGACCTGCTGCCGGACCCGGTTGAGATCGGCGCCGAGCTTCACCAGAACCTGCGCTGCGACGCCTTCACCCTCGCGGATGAGGCCGAGCAGGATGTGCTCCGTACCGATGTAGTTGTGTCCGAGCTGCAGTGCCTCGCGCAGGCTGAGCTCCAGGACTTTCTTGGCACGCGGGGTGAAGGGGATGTGGCCGGACGGGGCCTGCTGGCCCTGGCCGATGATCTCCTCGACCTGGCTGCGCACTCCTTCGAGGGAGATGCCCAACGACTCCAGCGACTTGGCAGCGACACCTTCGCCCTCGTGAATGAGGCCGAGCAGGATGTGCTCCGTACCGATGTAGTTGTGGTTGAGCATCCTGGCTTCTTCTTGAGCCAGGACAACAACGCGCCGTGCGCGATCGGTGAACCTCTCGAACATCGCTCTCCCTCACACTTTCCGACGTGCAGTCACGAGACCGGGTGTCTCGTCCCTGTTCGCCGCGTTTCGCTCCGGCACTA includes these proteins:
- a CDS encoding SH3-like domain-containing protein → MNSPAEFEAQANRVAGYGPLHHEEMDSPYYLTNSAFDALRHVLHDVGGQPALPVAYEEKVEEDWEMSTYVTCECLGWRGVWNSEERRRAENDLGATLYFGLPYYARWITVAAKTLINKGLITPDELSAKIDEVRARTAGGTATGGRS
- a CDS encoding OsmC family protein; translation: MPTRTARTAWNGSLEQGSGQVELTSSGVATFDVSFPKRAAEEAGGTTSPEELIAAAHSSCYAMQLSALIAEAGGTPQSLEVKADVSLGPDNPGFKLTGIKLTVRGEVDGLDADGFAKAAQAAKESCPVSKALTGVEITLDAALES
- a CDS encoding CbtB domain-containing protein, whose translation is MVYVSSPSKSVESAGIVLIAVGVVLLALLTLYLVGFDQGAISRSGMYLHELMHDGRHLLGVPCH
- a CDS encoding DsbA family oxidoreductase encodes the protein MTTQQEHDGDIEIEIWSDVACPWCYIGKRRFLSALEEFEGRDRVNVTWRSYQLSPDTPVGERRTELDALVESKGLSAEQVRQMFVHVAQTAADEGLQLDFDTVVAANTFDAHRLIHLAGDKRDAVVEVLFRAHFGEGAVIDDPEVLVDIASRAGLDADAVRAELDSGAGADAVRADIDTARALQVSGVPFFVANRRIAVSGAQPKDVFLQLLTQANAVPVD
- a CDS encoding ATP-dependent Clp protease ATP-binding subunit, with product MFERFTDRARRVVVLAQEEARMLNHNYIGTEHILLGLIHEGEGVAAKSLESLGISLEGVRSQVEEIIGQGQQAPSGHIPFTPRAKKVLELSLREALQLGHNYIGTEHILLGLIREGEGVAAQVLVKLGADLNRVRQQVIQLLSGYQGKEPAESGGTRGEAGTPSTSLVLDQFGRNLTQAALEGKLDPVIGRSKEIERVMQVLSRRTKNNPVLIGEPGVGKTAVVEGLAQAIVNGEVPETLKDKQLYTLDLGSLVAGSRYRGDFEERLKKVLKEINTRGDIILFIDELHTLVGAGAAEGAIDAASILKPKLARGELQTIGATTLDEYRKYIEKDAALERRFQPVQVGEPTVEHTIEILKGLRDRYEAHHRVSITDGALVAAATLADRYINDRFLPDKAIDLIDEAGARMRIRRMTAPPDLREFDDKIADARREKESAIDAQDFEKAANLRDKEKTLVAQRAEREKQWRSGDLDVIAEVDDEQIAEVLGNWTGIPVFKLTEEETTRLLRMEEELHKRIIGQEDAVKAVAKAIRRTRAGLKDPKRPSGSFIFAGPSGVGKTELAKSLANFLFGEDDALIQIDMGEFHDRFTASRLFGAPPGYVGYEEGGQLTEKVRRKPFSVVLFDEIEKAHQEIYNTLLQVLEDGRLTDGQGRTVDFKNTVLIFTSNLGTSDISKAVGLGFTSGKGDESNYERMKLKVHDELKKHFRPEFLNRIDDIVVFHQLTTEQIVQMVDLMVARVEVALKNKDMTMEVTEKAKSLLAKRGFDPVLGARPLRRTIQREIEDQLSEKILFGEVGPGQIVYVDVENWDGEGAGEDAKFTFRGEAKPVTVPDEVPVDLAKSGAADSE
- a CDS encoding TIGR03086 family metal-binding protein, which gives rise to MTNTTDPRPLYREALTWTTGLIDNVREDQLTASTPCADFDVRTMLGHLVATVERARVIGEGGDPGTIPLVVADIPDDGYADAYRSAADRMWPVWTDDSRLDATVTAPWGTVPGRAAIWGYINETLVHGWDLAVATGQPSETRPELAEAMLAVAQLAIPAEPRGGHVPFADVVDPLPTAGPTERLANWSGRKSI
- a CDS encoding helix-turn-helix transcriptional regulator, with translation MRADRLLSLVLLLRNRGRMSASALARELEVSPRTVLRDIDSLSTAGIPVYAERGRDGGFELLPGFTTDLTGLTVDEAKALLAAGSAVTSESLGMAPAFASAMRKVVAAMPDAHRAAATKVAERVFVTQGSWLTDPEPADDHLGLIQQAVFVGRRLSILYPSQGNEPAWRVIDPQGLIHAGGRWYLVATDAGRDRTYRLERIEDVRELDEPAQRPVDIDLAAIWERRRSAFRSRGTPVVVDVLVRRERRDVLAERAFAVRSEQQADGDRVRMEVVFGDDSHASGVLWSLGEDAEVLAPDDLRAALRSRALRMCARYE
- a CDS encoding SH3-like domain-containing protein; its protein translation is MTKFQIGDRVTVKDATSMFHTRTQAFIRGHTGVVVEHRPEWVIPEDEAWGRVDDGRTEPFYVVRFQQTDLWPRYTGYEIDTLETECSERWLEPAGEADT
- a CDS encoding SH3-like domain-containing protein, which produces MMADKGYDVILNTLTPDTTREDVTLPDLDRKPDPWESSMQATAECLSWRGAWDNLDRRHTEDQLGETIYRDFPVRSRSVVATAHALMDKGVISPDELQAKMEEVRERFNRR
- the scnC gene encoding thiocyanate hydrolase subunit gamma, with translation MTHSHDDHAPIQASEEVSEFEILETAIRELSIEHGLFSREDHRRFSEWAESVGPSGGSRLVAKAWVDPEFKKRLLADGTETCKEVGIDWRDPTGSGTPSDYTYFYVLENTPKVHNVIVCTLCSCYPRPVLGMSPDWYRTPNYRRRLVRWPREVIAEFGLHFPSDVEVRVHDSNQKSRFMVMPMRPEGTEGWSEEQLASIITRDTMIGVAVPQVDWTATTPPSDNGGAAR
- a CDS encoding DUF5996 family protein, which gives rise to MREQTRSGDAWPALKVDDWTSTRDTLHMWTQIVGKIRLAHAPLINHWWQVPLYVSPRGLTTSTVPYGAECFDIEFDFVDHRLAIRTSTGGTGTVALEPKSVADFYAETMDTLAELGVTTTILARPNEVETAVPFAEDTQHCSYDGESVHRFWRQLVQADRVLHEFRAHFIGKVSPVHFFWGALDLACTRFSGRSAPTHPGGAPNCGDWVMVEGYSHELSSCGFWPGGGVEGAFYAYAYPEPDGFADYPVGPDGAFYSAEFRQFLLPYETVRTADDPDAALLKFLHSTYDAAAERGGWDRAALEADPARWDAHPT